AGCAAGAGTATGGATAAAGCCAGGAAGTGGAAAATTTAGTGTTAATAAAAAAGGCGATCTAATTTCTTATTTTAAAAGAGAGTCGGTGTGCCAAATAGTGAAAATGCCATTTATAGCAACTTCTATGTTAGACAAATATGATGTATTTGCAACTGTAAAAGGTGGAGGGCTATCTGGTCAAGCAGGTGCTCTAGCTCATGGAATAAGCAGAGCTTTAAGTAGCGTAAGCCAAGATTTGCATTCTATATTACGTAATGGTGAGTTCTTAACTAGAGATTCACGTGTTGTTGAACGTAAGAAATATGGTCAACATAAAGCTCGGAAAAAGTGTCAATTTTCTAAGAGATAGTTATTTCATAGTGGTGTTTTTTTGTAAGTATTATACAAATATTTGCAAAAGTGTATGATATCCTCTATTTTTGTGATGAATTTAGTTGACTATCGGTGTCAACATAATATGCTATTTGTGTGATTTTTTCAATATTAAGGTAATTTATGAGTAAAGAAGATATAATAAAACAATTAAAGGAAGATTGTTCTGGTCAGAATATAGATATAACAAAATCTGATTTGAGCAAGATTCATGATGCGTTTATTAAAATAATAAAGGATGAGCTGCATGGGAAAGGTGAAATACGTTTGCATGGAATAGGAACATTTTCTACTGCTATAAGTCAGGAGAAACAATGTCGCAACCCCCAAAATGGTGAGATCATGACTGTTCCTAAAAAGACAAGGGTAAAATTTAAAGCAAGCCAAACTCTTTTAAGTATTTTAAATGAGAAGGAAAAAGCAGCAGTTAGTTAGACATTATCATTTTCATTGTTTTTACTACGCTGTGTAAGCCATAAAATACAGCTTCGCTAATTAAATAGTGGCCTATGTTAAAAGCTGAGATGTGAGGTATTCTTGTCATCTTCTTAGCGTGTTTATAAGTTATGCCATGTCCTGCGTGGCATTCTATTCCTAATTTATTGACGTACTCTGCAGCATTAGTAATTAACTGTAACTTTTTCTCTGATGGATTATCACAATAATCCCCTGTGTGAATTTCTATTATGTCAGGTTTTATCTCTAGCTTCTCAAGATATTTTAGTTGATTAATATTTGGATCGATAAACAGTGAGACTTTTATGCTAGAGCTATGCATTTTCTCTATTATATTAGAAAGTTTACTGTGCATATTCACGATATCCAGGCCACCTTCGGTTGTTAATTCTTCTCTTTTTTCTGGTACTATACTAATCGAATAGGGTTTTACCTTTTTTGCTATTTCAAGCATTTCTTCCGTGGCTGCAATTTCAAGATTTAGCTCAGTGCTAATGCTTTTTTTTAGGTTAAATACATCTTCATCTCTAATATGCCTTCTATCTTCTCGTAAGTGTACAGTAATAAAGTCTGCTCCAGCGTCAATGGCTATTTCTGCTGCTTTCAATGGATCTGGGTAGGAAGTTCCGCGTGCGTTGCGGAGGGTTGCAACGTGATCGATATTAACACCTAGTTTCACAATCTACCTCAAAAATTATTTATGGATTATACATGTTATTAGGTCTTTTGCATAGTCATTGTTTGATTAGCAATACCATAGCCGAGAGAAGGGGCTGGCGAAATTTGTCAAGATGGCCTAGCGTCACGCGCTGGAATGACATTTGGGAGTATGTTATCCGTTTGTCACTTCTAAATGATAAGAGCCTCAATGAATTTATTAGTTTATTATATGTCTCTTTTCATGTATAAATCTATAGAAAGTTTTATACGGAAGTTGTTTTATGAGCAAAATTATAGAAATCAGAGCGCCAAAAACTCTTGGTGGTGAGTCAGTTACGGAAGGTATAGTAAAAATAAAGAAAAATATTGGCGAGGCAGTAAAAGTAGATGATCTGATTTTTGAAATTGAAACTGACAAAACAGCACTCGAATTAACTGCAGAAACTTCGGGGCAAATAACTGAATTTCTTGTAAAGGAAGATGATGTGATAAGTCCTGATCAATTATTAGCGAAGCTTTCCGTGGGAGAAGTAAAAGAGGAAGCGAGAAAAGAAGATAAAAGCGAAAGTTCTGCTAAAAAAGATGCTCCATCAGCTCGTAAAATTATGGAAGAAAATGCAATTAATGCAGAAAGTGTCAAAGGAACTGGCATGGGAGACAGGATAACCAAAGCAGATGTGATAGGCCATATAAACAAAGATGTAAACGTTGCACAACCCTCAACAAGACAATACGAATTGCCAAAAAGTATAGCAAGTGGAGAGCAAAGAGAGGAACGAGTAAAAATGAGTAAAATAAGGCAAGTAATTGCCGCTCGTTTGAAAGCATCACAAAATACTGCCGCAATACTGACCACGTTCAATGAAATCGACATGAAAAATGTCATGGATCTAAGAGCAAAATATAAGGACGCCTTTGAAAAAAAATATGGAATAAAACTTGGTTTTATGTCGTTTTTTATAAAGGCAGCGGTGCAAGCACTGAAAGAAATTCCTGAAATTAATGCTGAAATCTCAGGCGATGAAATCATATATAAACATTACTATGACATAGGTGTTGCTGTTGGCACTGACAAAGGCCTTGTTGTACCAGTTATTCGGAGTGCCGATCAGATGTCATTTGCAGAAATCGAGTTGACTTTAGTTGCTCTTGGCAAAAAAGCTCGCGAGGGTAAATTACAAGTATCAGAAATGGAAGGTGCAACATTTACCATCTCAAACGGCGGAGTATACGGTTCGCTTCTTTCTACTCCCATAATAAACCCTCCGCAATCTGGAATACTGGGAATGCATTCAATACAAAACAGGCCAGTTGCTGTGGGCAACTCAATTGAAATTAGACCTATGATGTATATTGCTCTCTCTTACGACCACAGAATAGTAGATGGCAAAGGAGCAGTGACTTTCCTTGTTAAAATAAAAAATTATATAGAAGATCCAAGCAGATTAGTTTTGGAAGTGTAGCTCAAATGAGTTGCTGTTAGCCTAGTATTGCTAAAAACCTAAATATCATCTAGTTCTGCCAGTAGTTTAGCAACTTCTGGATGATCAGGGCCGTAATGTTTCGTAAAGATAGATGAAGCCCGTTCAAACAACTCCTTTTGTTTCTTATGGTTACCTAGAGCACCATAGGCGTCGCTTAGGTTTATCAGTAGTGTAGCAACTTCAGGGTGATCAGGGCCATAATGTTTCTCAACAATAGGCAAGGCCTGTTCAAACAGCTCCTTTTGTTTCTCGTGGTCACCTAAGTCCCCATGAGAGATGCCGAGGCTTATTAGTATAATAGCAATTTCTGGATGATCAGGGCCATAATGTTTCTTAAAAACAGGTAAAGCCCGTTTAAGCAACTCTTGATTTTTCTGATGGTTACTTAAAACACCATAAGTAATGCCAAGGGTTACCAGTAGTTTAGCAACTTCAGGATGGTCATAACCATAATGTTTCTCAAAAATAGATAAAGCCCGTTCGAACAACTCTTTTGCTTTTTGAGGATTATCTAAAGCATTATGAGCAATACCAAGATTTACCAGCAGTATAGCAACTTCGAAATGGTCAGACCTGTAATGTTTCCTTTTGATTGCTAAAGCCCGTTCAAGTAACCTCTTTCTTTTCTTATGATAACCTAGACCCCCATAAATGACACCTAAGTTTGACAACAGTTTAGCAAATTCAAGATGGTCAGGACCGTAATGTTTCTCAAAAATAGGTAAAGCCCGTTCAGACAGCTCCTTTGCTTTCTGAAGATCACCCAAAGCATAACAAACAAGACCGAGGTTTGCCCGTAGTTTAGCAACTTCGAAATGATCAAGTCCATAATGTTTCTCTTGAATTGCTAAAGCTTGCTCAAACAACTTTTTTGCTCTCCGGGGATTATCTAAATTCTCATAAGCGTGGCCAAGGTTTGTCAGTATGACAGCAACTTTAGGATGATCAGAGCCATAATGTTTCTCAAAAATAGGTAAAGCCCATTCAAACAACTTTTTTGCTTTCTGAGGATTACCCGAATCCTCATAAGCGTTACCAAGGTTTGTCAGTATGACAGCAACTTTAGGATGATCAGAGCCATAATGTTTCTCAAAAATAGGTAAAGCCCATTCAAACAACTCTTTTGCGTTCCGAGGATTGTCTAAAGCATTATAAGCAATACCAAGACTTACCAGCAGTGTAGCAATTTCATAATCAGGGCTAAAATGCTTCTGAAGAATAGGTAAAATCCGTTTGATCAACTCCTTTTGTCTTTTAGGGTTACCTAAATCAGAGTATCCATCATTCATCCACATTAACAAATCTAAAAGATAATCCTTTTCTATTGTTTGCTTTTCTGAAGAATTTTTTTCTAGTAAATTATCCATGTGTGATAAAAATGCTTCTAAATGTGGTAATAATTGTCGTTTTTTAGCATAATCTTCTAATTTATTACTGTCGTAAGGAAAACCCTTTTGTAGTAGTTGAAAAACAATTTTTATGTCTTCTTTAGTTTTTCCACTTTTCTCTGACTTTAGCCTTGTCACCTCCTGAACCAAGTTGTGCACTAACATGCTATGATCTTTTTTGACAGTTAACATAGAATAACTTATTAATATTCCAAACGCTTCATGGAAAGTTTCTAAGGAAGGATTATTCTCTTGATTATCAGCAAAGACTTCTAGTAGAAATTTAGGAATAGAGCTACCGCCTAAGTAAGCACAAGCAGTAAGCCAGTTAGCCGCCAATGAAGATTCTCTTTTGATTGCTTCTACTGTAATGTCCCATGTAACATACACTATTGCTGCAGTCTCTCTATTAGCACCAGGTGGAAATGTTTCGAGCAATGTTTTATCAGATAATAAAGTTCGTTTTCTATCATTATATAATTTCAAATAGTCTGAAATACTTATAACTGTTTTCTTTATATAAGTGCTTGCTTGGGCTAAAGCTAAAGGTAAATGACCTAATGTCTTTGCTAATGCATCCACTTGAGTTATATCTAGCTTTGTTCCTTCCACTTCTAGTATCTTACGAATGTAGCTCCTTGATTCTCCAGATTCAAAAATATCAACAGAAATAGTGTTCTGTGGTTGTGGCCAGCCAAATGTATAACGAGAAGTTAATAATATCTTTCCTCCTTTTATAGGAAGTAAATCTGCTATATCTTTGTAGTTAGGAGCGTTATCGCATATCAGTAGCCACCCAGCACGTTTAGGGTGTTCTAGCCAATACTTAACATTTAACATGCTTGGCGTGATCTTCTTCACGAACGTTTTCTCTGTAACCATGAATAACGTTTAGTCCACGTCCTAACTTGATGTACTCGTTAATTAAAGTATTTCTATCTCGTGTATCAAGCCAAATTATCCATCTATATTTTTGGAGCTTACTCCAAATAAATTCTAATGCTAATTGTGTTTTACCTATTCCACCTATTCCACCTAGTCCATGACAAGCAACTAGTGTTGCTGTATCATTAGCTTTCAGGCATTCTTCTATTTTATCTAGCAGCGCTTCTCTGCCGACAAAGTTATAATTTCGAAGAGGGACTTGCCAAAATTCAGGTAGATCTTCCTTAAGTTTGAGACTATAAAGATGTTCTATAGCTTTCTTAAAATAATCGTCTTTTCTTGTTAGGTAAGGAACTTTGCTACCTTTTGCCAAGCGTTTCTTTACATCTTGATATACAGAACCAAAAACCATATTAGCGCCTTTTTTTCTGATGTTTTGTATTTTTTTTCTATTTCTACTTCTATTTCTCTCTTAATAATACTCTCTAGTTTTGGTTGACTAGGTTGATTAACTACAAACCTTAATCTAAGTAAAAAATCTTCTATTTCATCGTCACTACCACAACTGAAGTATTTTTTCAGTTCAGTATGATTTTTTATTTTGTAGCACGTTCCTCTGTGACCTTCATAAATACTTAAAATGTTATCATCTGTTAACCTTGACTCTTCCAGATACTTCTCTAATGTTTCTACTTTGCCTTGCTTTTCTGTACCTTTTTTTAAGTTCACATTAACATTAGCATGAATGACAAGTGTAATATCACTGTTCTTATACTCAGGGTTTTGCTTAATCTTGAGATAAGATTCAACAAAGTATTTGTTTAATCCGAAATTCTTTTTTTGTCGCTTTTTATCGTTTCCATCAACAAACAAATCTCCAAATGTAATATTTTTTGAAAGTCTAGGCTTATTGCAATGCTTAACTTGAACCAAGATAATTCTCGATTTGTTCTTCTGATCTTTATACTCAAAAAAAATATCATCAAAGGCTCCAAAACCTTCTATATTTGATGCTAACCAAAAGTCACTTTCACCTCTTAACCCATGAAGTAGGTACAACATTGATAATGTTATTTCGTAATCATAGCCATAAATGCCTTCTGATGCACCATCTCTCTTCTTAAATGTACGATTACTAAGTACTTCAGATTGTTTGTTTTCTACATTCACGGCTCACCACCTCATCAAACACCACCAACAACTTCATTCGATAAAAGTCACCAAGTGCCTAAGATAATGCAACAGATTCTTTAATATTTCAATAACAGTGCCTGCAAGAACAGGGTTGGAAGTGTTCCTTTGTTTATTACCTTAGTATATGAATAAGGATTCCCCGAATCTAATATGTAATTGCCGCAGGCTGCATTTAGTAATATAATCTCATATTAAATAGACGTTACTTAAGTTTATGTTAGATTCTCCGCTAATTTTGACAGCCATTCTTATATTCTCCATTTTGACATTGTCGCTCTTTTTTATAAGAAAGATATTTGGTTCTACAAACAAGAGG
The window above is part of the Wolbachia endosymbiont (group A) of Bibio marci genome. Proteins encoded here:
- the rpsI gene encoding 30S ribosomal protein S9 gives rise to the protein MKSSTINNNDWSEETIKSAVDSLGRLYATGRRKESVARVWIKPGSGKFSVNKKGDLISYFKRESVCQIVKMPFIATSMLDKYDVFATVKGGGLSGQAGALAHGISRALSSVSQDLHSILRNGEFLTRDSRVVERKKYGQHKARKKCQFSKR
- a CDS encoding HU family DNA-binding protein, producing the protein MSKEDIIKQLKEDCSGQNIDITKSDLSKIHDAFIKIIKDELHGKGEIRLHGIGTFSTAISQEKQCRNPQNGEIMTVPKKTRVKFKASQTLLSILNEKEKAAVS
- a CDS encoding pyridoxine 5'-phosphate synthase encodes the protein MKLGVNIDHVATLRNARGTSYPDPLKAAEIAIDAGADFITVHLREDRRHIRDEDVFNLKKSISTELNLEIAATEEMLEIAKKVKPYSISIVPEKREELTTEGGLDIVNMHSKLSNIIEKMHSSSIKVSLFIDPNINQLKYLEKLEIKPDIIEIHTGDYCDNPSEKKLQLITNAAEYVNKLGIECHAGHGITYKHAKKMTRIPHISAFNIGHYLISEAVFYGLHSVVKTMKMIMSN
- the odhB gene encoding 2-oxoglutarate dehydrogenase complex dihydrolipoyllysine-residue succinyltransferase; the encoded protein is MSKIIEIRAPKTLGGESVTEGIVKIKKNIGEAVKVDDLIFEIETDKTALELTAETSGQITEFLVKEDDVISPDQLLAKLSVGEVKEEARKEDKSESSAKKDAPSARKIMEENAINAESVKGTGMGDRITKADVIGHINKDVNVAQPSTRQYELPKSIASGEQREERVKMSKIRQVIAARLKASQNTAAILTTFNEIDMKNVMDLRAKYKDAFEKKYGIKLGFMSFFIKAAVQALKEIPEINAEISGDEIIYKHYYDIGVAVGTDKGLVVPVIRSADQMSFAEIELTLVALGKKAREGKLQVSEMEGATFTISNGGVYGSLLSTPIINPPQSGILGMHSIQNRPVAVGNSIEIRPMMYIALSYDHRIVDGKGAVTFLVKIKNYIEDPSRLVLEV
- a CDS encoding tetratricopeptide repeat protein; translation: MLNVKYWLEHPKRAGWLLICDNAPNYKDIADLLPIKGGKILLTSRYTFGWPQPQNTISVDIFESGESRSYIRKILEVEGTKLDITQVDALAKTLGHLPLALAQASTYIKKTVISISDYLKLYNDRKRTLLSDKTLLETFPPGANRETAAIVYVTWDITVEAIKRESSLAANWLTACAYLGGSSIPKFLLEVFADNQENNPSLETFHEAFGILISYSMLTVKKDHSMLVHNLVQEVTRLKSEKSGKTKEDIKIVFQLLQKGFPYDSNKLEDYAKKRQLLPHLEAFLSHMDNLLEKNSSEKQTIEKDYLLDLLMWMNDGYSDLGNPKRQKELIKRILPILQKHFSPDYEIATLLVSLGIAYNALDNPRNAKELFEWALPIFEKHYGSDHPKVAVILTNLGNAYEDSGNPQKAKKLFEWALPIFEKHYGSDHPKVAVILTNLGHAYENLDNPRRAKKLFEQALAIQEKHYGLDHFEVAKLRANLGLVCYALGDLQKAKELSERALPIFEKHYGPDHLEFAKLLSNLGVIYGGLGYHKKRKRLLERALAIKRKHYRSDHFEVAILLVNLGIAHNALDNPQKAKELFERALSIFEKHYGYDHPEVAKLLVTLGITYGVLSNHQKNQELLKRALPVFKKHYGPDHPEIAIILISLGISHGDLGDHEKQKELFEQALPIVEKHYGPDHPEVATLLINLSDAYGALGNHKKQKELFERASSIFTKHYGPDHPEVAKLLAELDDI